In Vanessa tameamea isolate UH-Manoa-2023 chromosome 19, ilVanTame1 primary haplotype, whole genome shotgun sequence, one genomic interval encodes:
- the LOC113399464 gene encoding DNA-directed RNA polymerase II subunit RPB7, translating into MFYHISLEHEILLHPRYFGPQLLDTVKQKLYTEVEGTCTGKYGFVIAVTTIDSIGAGLIQPGQGFVVYPVKYKAIVFRPFKGEVLDAIVTQVNKVGMFAQIGPLSCFISHHSIPADMEFCPNVNPPCYKSKQEDNVIQEEDVIRLKIVGTRVDATGIFAIGTLMDDYLGLVTQ; encoded by the exons atgttttatcat ATATCTTTggaacatgaaattttattacatccCCGGTATTTCGGACCACAGCTACTAGATACTGTTAAGCAGAAACTTTATACAGAAGTAGAAGGTACTTGTACAGGCAA GTATGGATTTGTTATAGCTGTAACTACAATAGACAGTATAGGAGCCGGACTCATTCAGCCAGGGCAAGGCTTTGTTGTGTATCCAgttaaatataaagcaattGTGTTTCGACCTTTCAAAGGAGAAGTTCTTGATGCAATAGTCACACAAGTTAATAAg gTTGGAATGTTTGCTCAAATTGGTCCTCTAAGTTGTTTTATTTCACATCAT TCAATTCCTGCGGATATGGAATTTTGTCCGAATGTAAATCCCCCATGTTACAAAAGTAAACAGGAAGATAATGTCATACAGGAAGAGGATGTTATCAGGTTGAAGATTGTGGGTACGAGAGTTGATGCTACTGGCATT tTTGCTATTGGAACTCTAATGGATGACTACTTAGGTTTAGtgacacaataa
- the Rab8 gene encoding ras-related protein Rab-8A yields MAKTYDYLFKLLLIGDSGVGKTSILFRFSEDAFNISFISTIGIDFKIRTIDLDGKKVKLQIWDTAGQERFRTITTAYYRGSMGIMLVYDVTNEKSFENIKNWIRNIEENASADVEKMILGNKCDLDAKRQVSKERGEQLAVEYQIKFVETSAKDSLNVEFAFYTLARDIKAKMEKKQEASNPPGGRTGAHQLRANEQQRKPTSWLSRCSVL; encoded by the exons ATGGCAAAAActtacgattatttatttaaattacttcttATAGGTGATTCTGGTGTAGGAAAAACgtctattttatttagattttctgAAGATGCATTCAATATCTCATTTATATCAACCATCG GTATTGACTTTAAAATTCGAACAATAGACCTCGACggtaaaaaagtaaagttacaaATATG GGATACGGCGGGTCAAGAAAGATTCCGTACGATAACAACGGCTTACTATAGAGGATCTATGGGCATAATGCTTGTTTATGATGTTACAAACgaaaaaagttttgaaaatataaaaaattggatTAGAAATATTGAAGAAAATGCAAGTGCTGATGTGGAAAAAATGATTCTTGGTAATAAATGCGACTTGGATGCAAAGAGACAG GTATCAAAAGAAAGAGGTGAACAattagcagtagaatatcagATTAAATTTGTAGAAACATCTGCGAAAGACTCGTTAAATGTTGAGTTTGCATTCTATACATTAGCAAGAGACATCAAGGCAAAGATGGAGAAAAAacag GAGGCGAGTAATCCGCCAGGTGGCAGGACCGGCGCGCATCAGCTGAGAGCGAACGAGCAGCAACGCAAGCCCACGTCGTGGCTGTCGCGCTGCTCCGTCCTCTGA
- the LOC113399447 gene encoding uncharacterized protein LOC113399447 — protein sequence MAEEEGGIFYNLESLLRQDYRGVNIAVYALATASLAVSIHKIRPVSKFSKASKVPDHFIKRHEPLKGVYVGVQHSPVRLLVNHKAPIYLPLWHSSKPPLPVKLWGVDIVSGNAVNWLDCVAKGQQVTLKPIARDKEELVSTVLLHLPHQKTKTVETFDIGQKLVELGFAKASVPQVIKKNTLESQLAPGIISAEARAKSFRNGIWSEKLPPIPIYVTYWRKGTHLTSDLIILSSKKLLQLITFISKSALVGVKKVILLPFKATPKPIQAS from the exons ATGGCTGAGGAAGAAGGcggaatattttacaatttagagAGTCTCTTGCGACAGGATTATCGTGGAGTAAAT atagcTGTGTATGCTCTCGCCACAGCAAGCTTGGCAGTATCTATACATAAAATCCGTCCG gtAAGTAAATTCTCGAAAGCAAGCAAAGTTCCTGATCACTTTATAAAAAGGCATGAACCCTTAAAAGGAGTCTATGTAGGTGTTCAGCATTCTCCTGTAAGGCTCCTTGTTAATCACAAAGCTCCTATTTATCTTCCGTTATGGCATTCCAGCAAACCACCACTGCCTGTCAAG CTCTGGGGTGTTGATATAGTAAGTGGCAATGCTGTCAATTGGTTAGATTGTGTCGCTAAAGGTCAGCAAGTGACTTTAAAACCTATCGCAAGAGACAAGGAAGAACTTGTTTCTACTGTTCTATTGCATTTACCACATCAAAAG aCTAAAACTGTGGAGACATTTGATATTGGTCAAAAGTTAGTGGAACTTGGTTTTGCTAAAGCTTCTGTACCTCAAGTTATTAAAAAGAATACTCTTGAATCACAACTGGCTCCTGGTATAATATCAGCAGAGGCTCGTGCAAAGTCATTCCGTAATGGAATTTGGTCAGAAAAGCTTCCACCGATTCCTATTTATGTCACATATTGGCGAAAAGGAACCCATCTAACTTCtgatcttattattttatcttcgaAGAAATTGTTACaactaataacttttatttctaaaagtgCCTTAGTTGGTGTCAAAAAAGTAATTCTTTTACCTTTTAAAGCAACTCCAAAGCCCATTCAAGCATCATGA